Proteins encoded in a region of the Lysobacterales bacterium genome:
- a CDS encoding TonB-dependent receptor — protein MQIKRHPARSALFTATLTALALGISIPALAQNASNNTPEEEAVEREAQRLESVQVVGSRIKRATIEGPSPVTIISNSQLQREGFVTVAETLETITQNAGSVQNELNAAGGFTPNGSPVNLRGLGAGRTLLLINGRRAADYPFPYNGQSNFQNFNNIPTAAVERIEILSGGASAIYGSDAVAGVINVVLRKDFRGDVAKLRTGTSKEGGGDFADLQWVGGRTSDRWSLTYALQYYADEPVYGYQRDFMDSRLDNPLPPEIVGIQPAAGLRINRIGLPTGSTSFIAPPSGTCARFGGEYVDWTYRAVNAATSQPFTQGNACGYFEDVGYQSIANGNNDLSGYLFGDLDFDNGVQAWASLMGFNSRSKLTGGVEFINGPHTDGVGVTNTFFATNSEINGNVQVQRIFTPQEYGGIEGTLQRFEESSLDLAFGLRGLLGDRFDWEATLGRADYIATRTRPRLDGSAVTDFFFGPRLNTTGTPRHLLNLERFYRPLTPAEFASLSTNLKYESESYVNQGNFVLSGDLFDLPAGPVGFATVLEFTQQGYDLDSPPEILPTNRQAYNLTGTNGGGDRDRYAIGLEAGLPLLDSLRATLAARYDKYDDITNVDDARTWAAGLEWRPTESLLVRGNLSTSFKAPDMHYVYNEGSGSFSNALDTFRCLSTGGTPGASTCAGATYTYSVFATSRGEPTLEEERGRSFTGGFVWDVTDTVSTSVDYYEIKLEGAVTNLTSTYILDAEAGCRTGLTRTRQPYAFAIDSAFCREIVSRVQRAPAPGEPTERITGVRSGPVNQAYQRIKGIDASIRNRLDTDSFGTFAFSLDWSHVLSFELQSFATDPVQEDWRDDPENFDFRSRMRGSVAWARGDWTTNVFGTRYGSVPNWQETGRIAPYILWNVNASRQLTKQASIGLYVNNLFNKFAPRDDGFNAYPYFWRAFSPIGREISVQFTYALD, from the coding sequence ATGCAAATCAAGAGGCACCCGGCTCGTTCCGCGCTTTTCACGGCCACGCTCACCGCGCTGGCTCTGGGGATCAGCATCCCGGCCCTGGCCCAGAACGCCAGCAACAACACTCCCGAGGAGGAGGCGGTAGAGCGCGAGGCTCAGCGGCTGGAGTCGGTGCAGGTGGTGGGGTCGCGCATCAAGCGCGCAACGATCGAGGGACCGTCTCCGGTCACGATCATCAGCAACAGCCAGCTGCAGCGCGAGGGGTTTGTCACGGTCGCGGAAACGCTGGAGACCATCACCCAGAACGCCGGCTCGGTGCAGAACGAACTGAACGCGGCCGGCGGCTTCACGCCCAACGGGTCGCCGGTGAACCTGCGCGGCCTCGGCGCTGGCCGGACCCTGCTGCTCATCAACGGCCGCCGCGCGGCTGACTATCCGTTCCCCTACAACGGCCAAAGCAACTTCCAGAACTTCAACAACATCCCGACAGCGGCCGTCGAGCGCATCGAGATCCTCAGCGGCGGCGCTTCAGCGATCTACGGCTCGGATGCGGTCGCCGGCGTCATCAACGTCGTGCTGCGCAAGGACTTCCGCGGCGACGTGGCCAAGCTGCGCACGGGTACGTCGAAGGAAGGCGGCGGTGACTTCGCCGATCTGCAGTGGGTCGGTGGACGCACTTCCGATCGCTGGAGCCTCACCTACGCCCTCCAGTACTACGCCGACGAGCCGGTCTACGGGTACCAGCGCGACTTCATGGATTCCCGTCTCGACAACCCGCTGCCGCCGGAGATTGTCGGCATCCAGCCCGCCGCAGGGCTGCGCATCAACCGCATCGGCCTGCCCACCGGCTCCACCTCATTCATTGCGCCGCCGTCCGGCACCTGCGCGCGTTTTGGCGGTGAGTACGTCGACTGGACGTACCGCGCGGTCAATGCGGCAACCAGCCAGCCCTTCACCCAGGGCAATGCCTGCGGCTACTTCGAGGACGTGGGCTACCAGTCGATCGCCAACGGCAACAACGACCTCTCCGGCTATCTCTTCGGCGACCTCGACTTCGACAACGGCGTGCAGGCCTGGGCCAGCCTGATGGGCTTCAACTCACGCTCCAAGTTGACCGGCGGCGTCGAGTTCATCAACGGCCCCCACACTGACGGCGTGGGCGTCACCAACACCTTCTTCGCGACGAACTCGGAGATCAACGGCAACGTCCAGGTTCAGCGCATCTTCACGCCGCAGGAGTACGGCGGCATCGAAGGCACGCTGCAGCGCTTCGAGGAGTCCTCGCTCGACCTCGCCTTCGGCCTGCGCGGCCTGCTGGGCGATCGGTTCGACTGGGAGGCCACCCTCGGTCGCGCCGACTACATCGCGACGCGCACACGGCCTCGCCTCGATGGCTCGGCGGTCACCGACTTCTTCTTTGGCCCCCGCTTGAACACCACCGGCACGCCGCGCCACCTGCTCAACCTTGAGCGCTTCTACCGGCCCTTGACGCCTGCCGAGTTTGCGTCGCTCTCGACGAACCTGAAGTACGAGTCGGAGTCCTACGTCAACCAGGGCAACTTCGTGCTGAGCGGCGATCTGTTCGATCTGCCCGCCGGCCCCGTCGGTTTCGCGACGGTGCTCGAATTCACTCAGCAGGGCTACGATCTGGATTCGCCGCCGGAAATCCTGCCCACGAATCGCCAGGCCTACAACCTGACCGGCACCAACGGCGGCGGCGATCGCGATCGCTATGCGATCGGCCTGGAGGCCGGGCTGCCCCTGCTCGACTCGCTGCGCGCAACCCTCGCAGCCCGCTACGACAAGTACGACGACATCACCAATGTGGACGATGCCCGCACCTGGGCAGCGGGCCTCGAGTGGCGCCCCACCGAGTCGCTGCTGGTGCGCGGCAACCTGTCGACGAGCTTCAAAGCGCCGGACATGCACTATGTCTACAACGAGGGCAGCGGCAGCTTCAGCAATGCGCTCGACACCTTCCGCTGCCTGTCGACTGGCGGCACGCCCGGCGCCTCGACCTGCGCAGGCGCCACCTATACGTACTCGGTGTTCGCGACCAGCCGCGGCGAGCCGACGCTCGAGGAGGAAAGAGGACGTTCCTTCACCGGTGGATTCGTCTGGGACGTCACCGACACCGTTTCCACGTCGGTGGACTACTACGAGATCAAGCTTGAGGGCGCGGTCACGAACCTCACCTCGACCTACATCCTCGACGCCGAGGCCGGCTGCCGCACGGGGCTCACGCGCACGCGCCAGCCCTATGCCTTCGCCATCGACTCGGCGTTCTGCCGGGAGATCGTCAGCCGCGTGCAGCGCGCACCGGCGCCGGGCGAGCCGACGGAGCGCATCACCGGCGTCCGCAGCGGTCCGGTCAACCAGGCCTATCAGCGCATCAAGGGCATCGACGCGTCGATCCGCAACCGCCTGGACACCGACAGCTTCGGCACGTTCGCCTTCAGCCTCGACTGGTCGCACGTGCTGAGCTTCGAACTGCAGAGCTTCGCGACCGATCCGGTGCAGGAAGACTGGCGCGACGACCCCGAGAACTTTGATTTCCGCAGCCGCATGCGCGGCTCGGTGGCCTGGGCCCGGGGGGACTGGACGACGAACGTGTTCGGCACCCGCTACGGCAGCGTGCCGAACTGGCAGGAGACTGGACGCATCGCGCCCTACATCCTGTGGAACGTCAACGCGAGCAGGCAGCTGACCAAGCAGGCCTCGATCGGCCTCTACGTGAACAACCTGTTCAACAAGTTCGCGCCGCGGGATGACGGCTTCAACGCCTATCCGTACTTCTGGCGCGCCTTCAGCCCGATCGGCCGCGAGATCTCCGTGCAGTTCACCTACGCGCTGGACTGA
- a CDS encoding EAL domain-containing protein — MNTETSLDLKWALHCLEHLEELVLVTDAERGGSGAGGPYVRYVNAAFERCTGWRRAEVIGQPLRSLGGAGNAQATLAQIRAAYLQGQATEVELETQRRDGSAMSLRSRLLPLRGDGEGLRGFLFLQSDLTEARAVRSERARLAEWFAGAASSALAALYITSVVRADTGEVLDFRVEYANRMGGELLRADPRALVGQTIRECVPGSRTGVLIQNCRRVLASGLPFVEEFEVVEHPPELRWMRHQIVPLKDGVAITAENITSRKTVELDLKQRETMLQAFLDNCPGFAWIADERGCTLAANAAYLRLMEHLGVPGLPMPMSRVFAPELAELYARNNLRVIESGQAERMLEPGLRADGSSGLFETFKFPLGARNGVRLVGGISIDITEREGQHQASERLAAIVRSSGDAILSLDLDGRIVSWNHGAELLYGFRESEVLGRPVELLVPEALQPEARQRLQRVLAGATLQRMESLRCCRDGSEAWVLLSMSPIQDRDGRCVGVSEIASDIGERHRREQQSRYFAEHDPVTGALNERGLLLVAKRWIERVPAHPLLLLRLRVERFGEFREAFGLAHGHALLGQVVERLTRCLDGIEHRVAHFGQNEFAVLIDLSTDEGVQQAGLQTAAQDLLARAQFTPLQVIGIEFDLELRCGLAGFPHDAADGEALLRCADLAMAGSGRGLSTYRADMGERVAQQVRLQRELARALVRGQLRLLLQPIVDARPPFRVLGVEALLRWRHPELGEVPPARFVPVAEESGLIVPIGGYVIEEACRLKAWLQTKGHGQLFMSLNVSPDQFRHGDLPVRFAQALQTHGLDGRGLELEITESTLMEHTEATASQLQALAALGLGLSIDDFGTGWSSLAYLHRFPLTKLKVDRSFVSALPKDHTAAAIVRSILTLARSLELSTLAEGVETEPQQALLSGLGCTQLQGFLHSRPLEPEALLAWLDSRS, encoded by the coding sequence ATGAACACCGAGACCTCGCTCGACCTCAAGTGGGCCCTGCACTGCCTCGAACATCTCGAAGAGCTGGTGCTGGTCACGGACGCCGAGCGAGGCGGCAGCGGCGCAGGCGGCCCCTATGTGCGCTACGTCAACGCCGCCTTCGAGCGCTGCACGGGCTGGCGGCGCGCCGAGGTGATCGGCCAGCCGCTGCGGTCGCTCGGCGGTGCGGGCAATGCGCAGGCAACGCTGGCACAGATCCGCGCCGCCTATCTGCAGGGTCAGGCGACCGAGGTGGAGCTGGAGACCCAGCGTCGCGATGGCAGTGCGATGAGCCTGCGCAGCCGTCTGTTGCCTCTGCGGGGCGATGGCGAGGGGCTGCGCGGCTTTCTGTTTCTGCAAAGCGATCTCACCGAGGCCCGCGCCGTGCGCAGCGAGCGTGCCCGTCTCGCCGAGTGGTTCGCCGGCGCGGCCTCCAGCGCTCTGGCCGCGCTGTACATCACCTCTGTGGTGCGCGCAGACACTGGCGAGGTGCTGGACTTCCGGGTCGAGTATGCCAACCGGATGGGCGGCGAACTTCTGCGCGCTGACCCGCGGGCGCTGGTCGGCCAGACGATTCGCGAGTGCGTGCCGGGCAGCCGGACCGGGGTCCTGATTCAGAACTGCCGGCGCGTGTTGGCCAGCGGCCTGCCCTTCGTCGAAGAGTTCGAGGTCGTCGAGCATCCGCCGGAGCTGCGCTGGATGCGCCATCAGATCGTCCCGCTGAAGGATGGAGTGGCGATCACCGCCGAGAACATCACCTCGCGCAAGACGGTCGAGCTCGACCTCAAGCAGCGCGAGACCATGCTGCAGGCGTTTCTGGACAACTGCCCCGGTTTCGCCTGGATCGCCGACGAGCGCGGCTGCACCCTGGCCGCGAATGCGGCCTATCTGCGCCTGATGGAGCACCTCGGGGTGCCCGGTCTGCCGATGCCGATGTCGCGGGTATTCGCACCGGAGCTGGCTGAGCTTTACGCGCGCAACAATCTGCGCGTGATCGAGTCCGGCCAGGCCGAGCGCATGCTTGAGCCGGGCCTGCGCGCCGACGGCAGCAGCGGCCTGTTTGAAACCTTCAAGTTCCCCTTGGGCGCGCGCAATGGCGTGCGCCTGGTCGGTGGAATCTCGATCGACATCACCGAGCGCGAGGGGCAGCATCAGGCCTCCGAGCGACTGGCGGCGATCGTGCGCAGCTCGGGCGATGCGATCCTCTCGCTCGATCTGGACGGCCGGATCGTCAGCTGGAATCACGGCGCAGAGCTGCTGTACGGCTTTCGCGAGTCTGAGGTGCTGGGGCGCCCAGTTGAGCTGCTGGTGCCCGAGGCCCTGCAGCCCGAGGCGCGGCAGCGTCTGCAGCGGGTGCTGGCCGGCGCGACGCTGCAGCGCATGGAGAGTCTTCGCTGCTGCCGCGATGGCAGTGAGGCCTGGGTGCTGCTGTCGATGTCGCCGATCCAGGACCGTGACGGCCGCTGCGTTGGGGTGTCGGAAATCGCCTCCGACATCGGCGAGCGTCATCGGCGCGAGCAGCAGAGCCGCTACTTCGCCGAGCACGATCCGGTCACCGGCGCGCTGAACGAGCGCGGCCTGCTGCTGGTGGCCAAACGCTGGATCGAGCGCGTGCCTGCCCACCCCCTGCTGCTGCTGCGCTTGCGCGTTGAGCGCTTCGGCGAGTTCCGCGAGGCCTTCGGTCTGGCACACGGGCATGCCCTGCTCGGCCAGGTCGTGGAGCGCCTCACCCGATGCCTGGACGGCATCGAGCATCGCGTGGCCCATTTCGGTCAGAACGAGTTCGCTGTGCTGATCGATCTGTCGACAGACGAGGGCGTACAGCAAGCCGGGCTGCAGACCGCGGCGCAGGACCTGCTCGCGCGCGCGCAGTTCACTCCGCTGCAGGTCATTGGCATCGAGTTCGACCTCGAGCTGCGCTGCGGTCTCGCCGGTTTTCCGCACGACGCGGCCGATGGCGAGGCGCTGCTGCGCTGCGCCGACCTGGCGATGGCTGGCAGCGGACGGGGCCTGTCGACCTACCGTGCGGACATGGGCGAACGCGTCGCTCAGCAGGTGCGCTTGCAGCGCGAGCTGGCGCGCGCGCTGGTGCGTGGCCAGCTGCGCCTGCTTCTGCAGCCGATCGTCGATGCGCGGCCACCGTTCCGTGTGCTCGGCGTGGAGGCCCTGCTGCGCTGGCGTCACCCGGAGCTGGGCGAGGTTCCCCCCGCTCGCTTTGTGCCGGTGGCCGAAGAGTCGGGGCTGATCGTGCCCATTGGTGGCTATGTGATCGAAGAGGCTTGCCGGCTCAAGGCCTGGCTGCAGACCAAGGGGCACGGCCAACTGTTCATGAGCCTCAACGTTTCACCCGACCAGTTCCGGCATGGCGATCTGCCGGTGCGTTTCGCGCAGGCGCTGCAGACGCACGGCCTCGATGGACGTGGACTCGAGCTTGAGATCACCGAGTCGACCCTGATGGAGCATACCGAGGCCACGGCCAGCCAGCTGCAGGCTCTGGCAGCCTTGGGTCTGGGGCTCAGCATCGATGACTTCGGCACCGGCTGGTCGAGCCTTGCCTACCTGCATCGCTTTCCTCTGACCAAACTGAAGGTGGACCGGAGCTTCGTGTCGGCACTGCCCAAGGATCACACCGCAGCGGCGATCGTCCGCAGCATCCTCACGCTGGCGCGGTCGCTTGAGCTGTCCACCCTGGCCGAGGGCGTGGAGACCGAGCCCCAGCAGGCCCTGCTGAGCGGCCTGGGCTGCACTCAGCTGCAGGGCTTTCTGCACAGTCGTCCTCTGGAGCCCGAGGCGCTGCTCGCTTGGCTTGACTCGCGCAGCTGA